One genomic segment of Balaenoptera musculus isolate JJ_BM4_2016_0621 chromosome 11, mBalMus1.pri.v3, whole genome shotgun sequence includes these proteins:
- the TFAP2A gene encoding transcription factor AP-2-alpha isoform X6, with protein MKMLWKLTDNIKYEDCEDRHDGTSNGTARLPQLGTVGQSPYTSAPPLSHTPNADFQPPYFPPPYQPIYPQSQDPYSHVNDPYSLNPLHAQPQPQHPGWPGQRQSQESGLLHAHRGLPHQLSGLDPRRDYRRHEDLLHGPHGLGSGLGDLPIHSLPHAIEDVPHVEDPGINIPDQTVIKKGPVSLSKSNSNAVSAIPINKDNLFGGVVNPNEVFCSVPGRLSLLSSTSKYKVTVAEVQRRLSPPECLNASLLGGVLRRQICKEFTDLLAQDRSPLGNSRPNPILEPGIQSCLTHFNLISHGFGSPAVCAAVTALQNYLTEALKAMDKMYLSNNPNSHTDSSAKSSDKEEKHRK; from the exons GACCGTCACGACGGCACCAGCAACGGGACGGCACGGTTGCCCCAGCTGGGCACTGTAGGTCAATCTCCCTACACGAGCGCCCCGCCGCTGTCCCACACCCCCAATGCCGACTTCCAGCCCCCCTACTTCCCCCCGCCCTACCAGCCTATCTACCCCCAGTCGCAAGACCCTTACTCCCACGTCAACGACCCCTACAGCCTGAACCCACTGCACGCCCAGCCGCAGCCGCAGCACCCGGGCTGGCCCggccagaggcagagccaggagtcTGGGCTCCTGCACGCGCACCGGGGGCTGCCCCACCAGCTGTCGGGCCTGGATCCCCGCAGGGACTACCGGCGGCACGAAGACCTCCTGCACGGCCCCCATGGGCTCGGCTCAGGACTCGGAGACCTCCCGATCCACTCCTTACCTCACGCCATCGAGGACGTTCCG CATGTAGAAGACCCGGGTATTAACATCCCAGATCAAACTGTAATTAAGAAAG GCCCCGTGTCCCTGTCCAAGTCCAACAGCAACGCCGTCTCCGCCATCCCCATCAACAAGGACAACCTCTTCGGCGGCGTCGTGAACCCCAACGAAGTCTTTTGTTCAGTTCCGGGTCGTCTCTCGCTCCTCAGCTCCACCTCGAAGTACAAGGTCACGGTGGCGGAAGTACAGCGGCGCCTCTCACCGCCGGAGTGTCTCAACGCTTCGCTGCTGGGCGGAGTGCTGCGGAG ACAGATATGCAAGGAGTTCACCGACCTGCTGGCTCAGGACCGATCTCCCCTGGGGAACTCGAGGCCCAACCCCATCCTGGAGCCCGGCATCCAGAGCTGCTTGACCCACTTCAACCTCATCTCCCACGGCTTCGGCAGCCCGGCGGTGTGCGCCGCGGTCACGGCCCTGCAGAACTATCTCACCGAGGCCCTCAAGGCCATGGACAAAATGTACCTCAGCAACAACCCGAACAGCCACACGGACAGCAGCGCCAAAAGCAGTGACAAAGAGGAGAAACACAGAAAGTGA
- the TFAP2A gene encoding transcription factor AP-2-alpha isoform X4 produces the protein MPGGDPSPGAPSRDVHTCQNGGLAGPSRRHQQRDGTVAPAGHCRSISLHERPAAVPHPQCRLPAPLLPPALPAYLPPVARPLLPRQRPLQPEPTARPAAAAAPGLARPEAEPGVWAPARAPGAAPPAVGPGSPQGLPAARRPPARPPWARLRTRRPPDPLLTSRHRGRSGPVSLSKSNSNAVSAIPINKDNLFGGVVNPNEVFCSVPGRLSLLSSTSKYKVTVAEVQRRLSPPECLNASLLGGVLRRAKSKNGGRSLREKLDKIGLNLPAGRRKAANVTLLTSLVEGEAVHLARDFGYVCETEFPAKAVAEFLNRQHSDPNEQVTRKNMLLATKQICKEFTDLLAQDRSPLGNSRPNPILEPGIQSCLTHFNLISHGFGSPAVCAAVTALQNYLTEALKAMDKMYLSNNPNSHTDSSAKSSDKEEKHRK, from the exons GACCGTCACGACGGCACCAGCAACGGGACGGCACGGTTGCCCCAGCTGGGCACTGTAGGTCAATCTCCCTACACGAGCGCCCCGCCGCTGTCCCACACCCCCAATGCCGACTTCCAGCCCCCCTACTTCCCCCCGCCCTACCAGCCTATCTACCCCCAGTCGCAAGACCCTTACTCCCACGTCAACGACCCCTACAGCCTGAACCCACTGCACGCCCAGCCGCAGCCGCAGCACCCGGGCTGGCCCggccagaggcagagccaggagtcTGGGCTCCTGCACGCGCACCGGGGGCTGCCCCACCAGCTGTCGGGCCTGGATCCCCGCAGGGACTACCGGCGGCACGAAGACCTCCTGCACGGCCCCCATGGGCTCGGCTCAGGACTCGGAGACCTCCCGATCCACTCCTTACCTCACGCCATCGAGGACGTTCCG GCCCCGTGTCCCTGTCCAAGTCCAACAGCAACGCCGTCTCCGCCATCCCCATCAACAAGGACAACCTCTTCGGCGGCGTCGTGAACCCCAACGAAGTCTTTTGTTCAGTTCCGGGTCGTCTCTCGCTCCTCAGCTCCACCTCGAAGTACAAGGTCACGGTGGCGGAAGTACAGCGGCGCCTCTCACCGCCGGAGTGTCTCAACGCTTCGCTGCTGGGCGGAGTGCTGCGGAG GGCGAAGTCTAAAAATGGAGGAAGATCTTTAAgagaaaaactggacaaaataggATTAAATCTGCCAGCAGGGAGGCGTAAAGCTGCCAATGTCACCCTGCTCACATCACTAGTGGAGG GAGAGGCCGTCCACCTCGCCAGGGACTTTGGGTATGTGTGCGAAACTGAATTTCCTGCCAAAGCAGTAGCTGAATTTCTCAACCGACAACATTCCGATCCCAATGAGCAAGTGACAAGAAAAAACATGCTCCTGGCTACAAA ACAGATATGCAAGGAGTTCACCGACCTGCTGGCTCAGGACCGATCTCCCCTGGGGAACTCGAGGCCCAACCCCATCCTGGAGCCCGGCATCCAGAGCTGCTTGACCCACTTCAACCTCATCTCCCACGGCTTCGGCAGCCCGGCGGTGTGCGCCGCGGTCACGGCCCTGCAGAACTATCTCACCGAGGCCCTCAAGGCCATGGACAAAATGTACCTCAGCAACAACCCGAACAGCCACACGGACAGCAGCGCCAAAAGCAGTGACAAAGAGGAGAAACACAGAAAGTGA
- the TFAP2A gene encoding transcription factor AP-2-alpha isoform X2: MSILAKMGDWQDRHDGTSNGTARLPQLGTVGQSPYTSAPPLSHTPNADFQPPYFPPPYQPIYPQSQDPYSHVNDPYSLNPLHAQPQPQHPGWPGQRQSQESGLLHAHRGLPHQLSGLDPRRDYRRHEDLLHGPHGLGSGLGDLPIHSLPHAIEDVPHVEDPGINIPDQTVIKKGPVSLSKSNSNAVSAIPINKDNLFGGVVNPNEVFCSVPGRLSLLSSTSKYKVTVAEVQRRLSPPECLNASLLGGVLRRAKSKNGGRSLREKLDKIGLNLPAGRRKAANVTLLTSLVEGEAVHLARDFGYVCETEFPAKAVAEFLNRQHSDPNEQVTRKNMLLATKQICKEFTDLLAQDRSPLGNSRPNPILEPGIQSCLTHFNLISHGFGSPAVCAAVTALQNYLTEALKAMDKMYLSNNPNSHTDSSAKSSDKEEKHRK, encoded by the exons GACCGTCACGACGGCACCAGCAACGGGACGGCACGGTTGCCCCAGCTGGGCACTGTAGGTCAATCTCCCTACACGAGCGCCCCGCCGCTGTCCCACACCCCCAATGCCGACTTCCAGCCCCCCTACTTCCCCCCGCCCTACCAGCCTATCTACCCCCAGTCGCAAGACCCTTACTCCCACGTCAACGACCCCTACAGCCTGAACCCACTGCACGCCCAGCCGCAGCCGCAGCACCCGGGCTGGCCCggccagaggcagagccaggagtcTGGGCTCCTGCACGCGCACCGGGGGCTGCCCCACCAGCTGTCGGGCCTGGATCCCCGCAGGGACTACCGGCGGCACGAAGACCTCCTGCACGGCCCCCATGGGCTCGGCTCAGGACTCGGAGACCTCCCGATCCACTCCTTACCTCACGCCATCGAGGACGTTCCG CATGTAGAAGACCCGGGTATTAACATCCCAGATCAAACTGTAATTAAGAAAG GCCCCGTGTCCCTGTCCAAGTCCAACAGCAACGCCGTCTCCGCCATCCCCATCAACAAGGACAACCTCTTCGGCGGCGTCGTGAACCCCAACGAAGTCTTTTGTTCAGTTCCGGGTCGTCTCTCGCTCCTCAGCTCCACCTCGAAGTACAAGGTCACGGTGGCGGAAGTACAGCGGCGCCTCTCACCGCCGGAGTGTCTCAACGCTTCGCTGCTGGGCGGAGTGCTGCGGAG GGCGAAGTCTAAAAATGGAGGAAGATCTTTAAgagaaaaactggacaaaataggATTAAATCTGCCAGCAGGGAGGCGTAAAGCTGCCAATGTCACCCTGCTCACATCACTAGTGGAGG GAGAGGCCGTCCACCTCGCCAGGGACTTTGGGTATGTGTGCGAAACTGAATTTCCTGCCAAAGCAGTAGCTGAATTTCTCAACCGACAACATTCCGATCCCAATGAGCAAGTGACAAGAAAAAACATGCTCCTGGCTACAAA ACAGATATGCAAGGAGTTCACCGACCTGCTGGCTCAGGACCGATCTCCCCTGGGGAACTCGAGGCCCAACCCCATCCTGGAGCCCGGCATCCAGAGCTGCTTGACCCACTTCAACCTCATCTCCCACGGCTTCGGCAGCCCGGCGGTGTGCGCCGCGGTCACGGCCCTGCAGAACTATCTCACCGAGGCCCTCAAGGCCATGGACAAAATGTACCTCAGCAACAACCCGAACAGCCACACGGACAGCAGCGCCAAAAGCAGTGACAAAGAGGAGAAACACAGAAAGTGA
- the TFAP2A gene encoding transcription factor AP-2-alpha isoform X1 translates to MKMLWKLTDNIKYEDCEDRHDGTSNGTARLPQLGTVGQSPYTSAPPLSHTPNADFQPPYFPPPYQPIYPQSQDPYSHVNDPYSLNPLHAQPQPQHPGWPGQRQSQESGLLHAHRGLPHQLSGLDPRRDYRRHEDLLHGPHGLGSGLGDLPIHSLPHAIEDVPHVEDPGINIPDQTVIKKGPVSLSKSNSNAVSAIPINKDNLFGGVVNPNEVFCSVPGRLSLLSSTSKYKVTVAEVQRRLSPPECLNASLLGGVLRRAKSKNGGRSLREKLDKIGLNLPAGRRKAANVTLLTSLVEGEAVHLARDFGYVCETEFPAKAVAEFLNRQHSDPNEQVTRKNMLLATKQICKEFTDLLAQDRSPLGNSRPNPILEPGIQSCLTHFNLISHGFGSPAVCAAVTALQNYLTEALKAMDKMYLSNNPNSHTDSSAKSSDKEEKHRK, encoded by the exons GACCGTCACGACGGCACCAGCAACGGGACGGCACGGTTGCCCCAGCTGGGCACTGTAGGTCAATCTCCCTACACGAGCGCCCCGCCGCTGTCCCACACCCCCAATGCCGACTTCCAGCCCCCCTACTTCCCCCCGCCCTACCAGCCTATCTACCCCCAGTCGCAAGACCCTTACTCCCACGTCAACGACCCCTACAGCCTGAACCCACTGCACGCCCAGCCGCAGCCGCAGCACCCGGGCTGGCCCggccagaggcagagccaggagtcTGGGCTCCTGCACGCGCACCGGGGGCTGCCCCACCAGCTGTCGGGCCTGGATCCCCGCAGGGACTACCGGCGGCACGAAGACCTCCTGCACGGCCCCCATGGGCTCGGCTCAGGACTCGGAGACCTCCCGATCCACTCCTTACCTCACGCCATCGAGGACGTTCCG CATGTAGAAGACCCGGGTATTAACATCCCAGATCAAACTGTAATTAAGAAAG GCCCCGTGTCCCTGTCCAAGTCCAACAGCAACGCCGTCTCCGCCATCCCCATCAACAAGGACAACCTCTTCGGCGGCGTCGTGAACCCCAACGAAGTCTTTTGTTCAGTTCCGGGTCGTCTCTCGCTCCTCAGCTCCACCTCGAAGTACAAGGTCACGGTGGCGGAAGTACAGCGGCGCCTCTCACCGCCGGAGTGTCTCAACGCTTCGCTGCTGGGCGGAGTGCTGCGGAG GGCGAAGTCTAAAAATGGAGGAAGATCTTTAAgagaaaaactggacaaaataggATTAAATCTGCCAGCAGGGAGGCGTAAAGCTGCCAATGTCACCCTGCTCACATCACTAGTGGAGG GAGAGGCCGTCCACCTCGCCAGGGACTTTGGGTATGTGTGCGAAACTGAATTTCCTGCCAAAGCAGTAGCTGAATTTCTCAACCGACAACATTCCGATCCCAATGAGCAAGTGACAAGAAAAAACATGCTCCTGGCTACAAA ACAGATATGCAAGGAGTTCACCGACCTGCTGGCTCAGGACCGATCTCCCCTGGGGAACTCGAGGCCCAACCCCATCCTGGAGCCCGGCATCCAGAGCTGCTTGACCCACTTCAACCTCATCTCCCACGGCTTCGGCAGCCCGGCGGTGTGCGCCGCGGTCACGGCCCTGCAGAACTATCTCACCGAGGCCCTCAAGGCCATGGACAAAATGTACCTCAGCAACAACCCGAACAGCCACACGGACAGCAGCGCCAAAAGCAGTGACAAAGAGGAGAAACACAGAAAGTGA
- the TFAP2A gene encoding transcription factor AP-2-alpha isoform X3 has translation MLVHSFSAMDRHDGTSNGTARLPQLGTVGQSPYTSAPPLSHTPNADFQPPYFPPPYQPIYPQSQDPYSHVNDPYSLNPLHAQPQPQHPGWPGQRQSQESGLLHAHRGLPHQLSGLDPRRDYRRHEDLLHGPHGLGSGLGDLPIHSLPHAIEDVPHVEDPGINIPDQTVIKKGPVSLSKSNSNAVSAIPINKDNLFGGVVNPNEVFCSVPGRLSLLSSTSKYKVTVAEVQRRLSPPECLNASLLGGVLRRAKSKNGGRSLREKLDKIGLNLPAGRRKAANVTLLTSLVEGEAVHLARDFGYVCETEFPAKAVAEFLNRQHSDPNEQVTRKNMLLATKQICKEFTDLLAQDRSPLGNSRPNPILEPGIQSCLTHFNLISHGFGSPAVCAAVTALQNYLTEALKAMDKMYLSNNPNSHTDSSAKSSDKEEKHRK, from the exons ATGTTAGTTCACAGTTTTTCAGCTATG GACCGTCACGACGGCACCAGCAACGGGACGGCACGGTTGCCCCAGCTGGGCACTGTAGGTCAATCTCCCTACACGAGCGCCCCGCCGCTGTCCCACACCCCCAATGCCGACTTCCAGCCCCCCTACTTCCCCCCGCCCTACCAGCCTATCTACCCCCAGTCGCAAGACCCTTACTCCCACGTCAACGACCCCTACAGCCTGAACCCACTGCACGCCCAGCCGCAGCCGCAGCACCCGGGCTGGCCCggccagaggcagagccaggagtcTGGGCTCCTGCACGCGCACCGGGGGCTGCCCCACCAGCTGTCGGGCCTGGATCCCCGCAGGGACTACCGGCGGCACGAAGACCTCCTGCACGGCCCCCATGGGCTCGGCTCAGGACTCGGAGACCTCCCGATCCACTCCTTACCTCACGCCATCGAGGACGTTCCG CATGTAGAAGACCCGGGTATTAACATCCCAGATCAAACTGTAATTAAGAAAG GCCCCGTGTCCCTGTCCAAGTCCAACAGCAACGCCGTCTCCGCCATCCCCATCAACAAGGACAACCTCTTCGGCGGCGTCGTGAACCCCAACGAAGTCTTTTGTTCAGTTCCGGGTCGTCTCTCGCTCCTCAGCTCCACCTCGAAGTACAAGGTCACGGTGGCGGAAGTACAGCGGCGCCTCTCACCGCCGGAGTGTCTCAACGCTTCGCTGCTGGGCGGAGTGCTGCGGAG GGCGAAGTCTAAAAATGGAGGAAGATCTTTAAgagaaaaactggacaaaataggATTAAATCTGCCAGCAGGGAGGCGTAAAGCTGCCAATGTCACCCTGCTCACATCACTAGTGGAGG GAGAGGCCGTCCACCTCGCCAGGGACTTTGGGTATGTGTGCGAAACTGAATTTCCTGCCAAAGCAGTAGCTGAATTTCTCAACCGACAACATTCCGATCCCAATGAGCAAGTGACAAGAAAAAACATGCTCCTGGCTACAAA ACAGATATGCAAGGAGTTCACCGACCTGCTGGCTCAGGACCGATCTCCCCTGGGGAACTCGAGGCCCAACCCCATCCTGGAGCCCGGCATCCAGAGCTGCTTGACCCACTTCAACCTCATCTCCCACGGCTTCGGCAGCCCGGCGGTGTGCGCCGCGGTCACGGCCCTGCAGAACTATCTCACCGAGGCCCTCAAGGCCATGGACAAAATGTACCTCAGCAACAACCCGAACAGCCACACGGACAGCAGCGCCAAAAGCAGTGACAAAGAGGAGAAACACAGAAAGTGA
- the TFAP2A gene encoding transcription factor AP-2-alpha isoform X5, producing MKMLWKLTDNIKYEDCEDRHDGTSNGTARLPQLGTVGQSPYTSAPPLSHTPNADFQPPYFPPPYQPIYPQSQDPYSHVNDPYSLNPLHAQPQPQHPGWPGQRQSQESGLLHAHRGLPHQLSGLDPRRDYRRHEDLLHGPHGLGSGLGDLPIHSLPHAIEDVPHVEDPGINIPDQTVIKKGPVSLSKSNSNAVSAIPINKDNLFGGVVNPNEVFCSVPGRLSLLSSTSKYKVTVAEVQRRLSPPECLNASLLGGVLRRAKSKNGGRSLREKLDKIGLNLPAGRRKAANVTLLTSLVEGEAVHLARDFGYVCETEFPAKAVAEFLNRQHSDPNEQVTRKNMLLATKYARSSPTCWLRTDLPWGTRGPTPSWSPASRAA from the exons GACCGTCACGACGGCACCAGCAACGGGACGGCACGGTTGCCCCAGCTGGGCACTGTAGGTCAATCTCCCTACACGAGCGCCCCGCCGCTGTCCCACACCCCCAATGCCGACTTCCAGCCCCCCTACTTCCCCCCGCCCTACCAGCCTATCTACCCCCAGTCGCAAGACCCTTACTCCCACGTCAACGACCCCTACAGCCTGAACCCACTGCACGCCCAGCCGCAGCCGCAGCACCCGGGCTGGCCCggccagaggcagagccaggagtcTGGGCTCCTGCACGCGCACCGGGGGCTGCCCCACCAGCTGTCGGGCCTGGATCCCCGCAGGGACTACCGGCGGCACGAAGACCTCCTGCACGGCCCCCATGGGCTCGGCTCAGGACTCGGAGACCTCCCGATCCACTCCTTACCTCACGCCATCGAGGACGTTCCG CATGTAGAAGACCCGGGTATTAACATCCCAGATCAAACTGTAATTAAGAAAG GCCCCGTGTCCCTGTCCAAGTCCAACAGCAACGCCGTCTCCGCCATCCCCATCAACAAGGACAACCTCTTCGGCGGCGTCGTGAACCCCAACGAAGTCTTTTGTTCAGTTCCGGGTCGTCTCTCGCTCCTCAGCTCCACCTCGAAGTACAAGGTCACGGTGGCGGAAGTACAGCGGCGCCTCTCACCGCCGGAGTGTCTCAACGCTTCGCTGCTGGGCGGAGTGCTGCGGAG GGCGAAGTCTAAAAATGGAGGAAGATCTTTAAgagaaaaactggacaaaataggATTAAATCTGCCAGCAGGGAGGCGTAAAGCTGCCAATGTCACCCTGCTCACATCACTAGTGGAGG GAGAGGCCGTCCACCTCGCCAGGGACTTTGGGTATGTGTGCGAAACTGAATTTCCTGCCAAAGCAGTAGCTGAATTTCTCAACCGACAACATTCCGATCCCAATGAGCAAGTGACAAGAAAAAACATGCTCCTGGCTACAAA ATATGCAAGGAGTTCACCGACCTGCTGGCTCAGGACCGATCTCCCCTGGGGAACTCGAGGCCCAACCCCATCCTGGAGCCCGGCATCCAGAGCTGCTTGA